The Microbacterium forte sequence CGGTGCTGCACACCTTCTCGAAGGCGTACGGCCTCGCCGGTCTGCGCATCGGCTACGCACTCTCGCCGCTCTCGGTGGCCGACAGTCAGCGCAAGGTCGCCGTGCCGTTCGGGGTGACCGACCTCGCCCAGGCCGCGGCGCTCGCATCCCTCGATGCGGAGGACGAGCTCGCGGTGCGCATCGACGAGGTCGTCGCGCACCGCGATCGCCTGTGCGCGCTGCTCGTCGATGCCGGCTGGCCCGCCGTCACCTCGCAGGCGAACTTCGTCTGGGTCCCCGCGGGCGACCGCACCGACGAACTCGAGTCCCTGCTGAACGAGGGCGGGGTGATCACGCGGGTCTTCGCCGGTGAGGGGATCCGCATCTCATCGGGTTCAATGGAGGACATAGACCGGGTGCAGTCAGCGCTCCAGGCTGAGACCGCACTGCTGGAGGCACGCGCATGACCGAGGTTCCGACCACGACGACCACGACGAAAGGTCTGCACCCCGGACTGACCCGCCGGCAGATCTCGATGATGGGACTCGGCGGCGCGATCGGCGCCGGGCTGTTCGTCGGTTCGGGCCAGGCGATCAGCATCGCCGGCCCCGCTGTGCTGATCTCGTACCTCGTCGCGGGTGGCATCGTGGTGCTGATCATGGCGATGCTCGCCGAGATGGTCGCCGCCCGGCCGAGCTCCGGTGCCTTCAGCTCGTATGCGCAGAAGGCCATGGGACGCAGCGCCGGCAGCGCCGTCGGCTGGCTCTACTGGATCCAGCTCGTCGTGGTGATCGCGGCGGAGGCGACCGGAGCCGGAGGGATCATCTCTGCCTGGATCCCCGGCATCCCGGCGTGGGTGTGGGTGCTCGTCTTCGTGGTGGCACTGACCGCGGTGAACCTCTTCGGGGTGCGCAACTACGGCACGTTCGAGTTCTGGTTCGCCGCGATCAAGGTCGCCGCGATCATCGTGTTCCTCGTCGTCGGCGTGTGCGCCATCGTGGGCCTCATCCCCGGTGTTCCCGCGACGGGCATCGCCAACCTCGTCGACAACGGCGGCTTCGCACCGAACGGACTGACCGGCATCGCAGCCGCGCTGCTGATCGTGGTCTTCGCGTTCGGCGGCACCGAGGTCGTCGCGATCGCGGCTGCCGAGTCCGACGACCCCGCGCGCAACATCCGTCGGATCGTGCGCGAGGTGCTCGTGCGCATCCTGATCTTCTACGTCGGCTCGATCTTCGTCATCGTGTCGGTGCTGCCGTGGAACGACCCGGCCGTCAAGGACGGACCGTTCTCCGCCGTGCTCGATACCCTGCAGCTGCCCGGCGTCGGGCTCGTGATGGACCTCATCGTGGTGATCGCGCTGCTCTCGGCGATGAACGCGAACATCTACGGCGCATCGCGCATGGCCTACTCGCTCGGGGAGCGCGGTCTGGCTCCGCTCGCTGCGACCCGCACGACGTCGAAGGGCGTGCCGGTGGTCGCCGTGCTCGCCTCCGTCGCGTTCGGCTTCGTCACCGTGGGACTGAACTGGGCGTTCCCCGACGTGGTGCTCCCCGCGCTCCTCAACGTCGTCGGATCCACGCTGTTGGTCATCTGGACGGCGACCGCCGTGTCGCAGATCATCCTTCGCCGTCGTGCCGATCGGGCCGGGGCGGACATGCCGATGCGGATGTGGGGCTTCCCCTGGTTGTCGTGGCTGTGCCTGGCGCTCCTCGCCGGTGTCGTCGCGCTCACGATGATCGACGGCGCCGCGCGCGTGCAGCTGCTGCTCACCATCGGCCTGACCGTCGTGCTCCTGATCGTCGCGCGACTCACGCGGAACGCCTCCCGCCCCGGTGTCACCAGCGAGCGCGACAGCGCGGTGGTGGACTGACCGTGCACATCGACCGCCTCGACGCCGAGCTCATCCGCATGCTCACCGAGTCGCCGCAGCTGCCGATCCTCGAGTGCGCGCGACGACTGGGGGTCGCCAGGGGCACCGCGACCAGCCGTCTCGCGCGCCTGCATGAGGGCGGGGTGATCGAGGCGATCGTGCCACGCGTCGACCCCGCGGGCTTCGGCTACGGGGTCGTCGCGTTCTGCCTCGTCGAGATCGACCAGAAGGTGGGTCACGACGATGTCGCCACGGCGCTCGCCGATGCGGTGCCCGAGATCGTCGACATGCACACCGTGACCGGTGCGAGCGACATGCAGCTGCGACTCGTCGCTCGCGATGCGACCCAGCTGCAGGAGGTGCTCGATCGGGTGGCTCTCGTGCCGGGGGTCTCGCGCACGGCGTCATCGATCGCGATGCGCACCCACCTGTCGGGGCGCGTGCTGCCGCTGGTCGAGCACGTCGCCGGTGACGCCGGCTGACAGGTCAGATCCAGCCGGGCAGCCAGTTGTGGAGCAGCCAGAAGTCGTAGGGCACGCTCATGCCGGTCCACACCGGGTAGAAGAACACCGAGACGAGCAGCACCACGGCGAGGAAGATCATCACCGTGCGCTCGCCTGACTGGCGGCGATGCAGCGGATCGTCTCGTCGCCCCGCGATCTGACGCAGCGCGACGGCGAGCGCGATCACGAGGAACGGCGCCATGGCGACCGTATAGAACTGGAAGATCGTGCGCTCGGGGAAGAGCAGCCAGGGCACGTAGGTCGCCGCGAGTCCGACCAGCGGGAACGTGAACGCGGGGCCGACCGGCGTGCGTTCGATCCACCCGCGCACGAGTCGGTAGATCAAGTAGAGGGCGGCGGCGACACCGGCGTACCAGATGATCGGGTTGGGGATCGTCGAGATCACCGCGATGCAGTGGTCGACACCGCAGGGCCCCGGATCGCTGCCCACCCAGACCGCCGTGGGCCGCAGCAGGAGCGGCCACTCCCACGCAGGGCTCGCGTAGGGGTGCCCCTTGCTGAGGCCGACGTGGAAGTTCAGGATCGCCTCGTGGTAGTTCCACAGTGCGATCAGCGGGTTCGGGTCACTCTGACGGGCATAGCCGCCGGCTGTGACGAGCCACCCCGTCCAGCTGACGAGGTAGGTGGCGAGCGCCGGCAGGACCAGCAGCACGAAGGAGACCGGCCCCTGACGGAAAGCCGCCGCGGTCGGCCAGAGGACGACTCCGGCGCGGCGTCTCGCCAGAGCATCCGTCACCACCACGTACAGGCCGAACGCCGCCAGTGCGTAGAGCCCCGACCACTTCACGGCGCAGGCCGCGCCGAGCGCGACACCCGCGGCGATCAGCCAGGGGCGCCGCCAGCGCACGGGACCCCACATCGGCTCGGGGGAGTCGGGGGCGCTGCGTTCGAGCAGAGGTATCGACCGGTCGCGGTCGATCAGGATGAACAGTGCGCCGAGCATCAGGAAGAACGTCAGCGGGCCGTCGAGCAGTGCGGTGCGGCTCATCACGATGCTGAGGCCGTCGATGGCGAGCAGAGAGCCGGCGACGGTGGCCACGACGATCGAGCCGGTCAGTCTGCGGGCGACCAGGTAGGTCAGCAGCACGGTGGCCGCGCCGAGAAGAGCCGTCGCGATGCGCCAGCCCACCGTGTTGTCGGGGCCGCCGACGGCCATCCCCAGGGCGATGAGCCACTTGCCGAGGGGCGGATGCACGATGAACGCCCCTGCATCCGACAGCGGCAGCTGCTGCAGCGTGATGAACGCCTCGTTCGCGTCCTTGCCCCAGGTGCCCTC is a genomic window containing:
- a CDS encoding amino acid permease produces the protein MTEVPTTTTTTKGLHPGLTRRQISMMGLGGAIGAGLFVGSGQAISIAGPAVLISYLVAGGIVVLIMAMLAEMVAARPSSGAFSSYAQKAMGRSAGSAVGWLYWIQLVVVIAAEATGAGGIISAWIPGIPAWVWVLVFVVALTAVNLFGVRNYGTFEFWFAAIKVAAIIVFLVVGVCAIVGLIPGVPATGIANLVDNGGFAPNGLTGIAAALLIVVFAFGGTEVVAIAAAESDDPARNIRRIVREVLVRILIFYVGSIFVIVSVLPWNDPAVKDGPFSAVLDTLQLPGVGLVMDLIVVIALLSAMNANIYGASRMAYSLGERGLAPLAATRTTSKGVPVVAVLASVAFGFVTVGLNWAFPDVVLPALLNVVGSTLLVIWTATAVSQIILRRRADRAGADMPMRMWGFPWLSWLCLALLAGVVALTMIDGAARVQLLLTIGLTVVLLIVARLTRNASRPGVTSERDSAVVD
- a CDS encoding Lrp/AsnC family transcriptional regulator, yielding MHIDRLDAELIRMLTESPQLPILECARRLGVARGTATSRLARLHEGGVIEAIVPRVDPAGFGYGVVAFCLVEIDQKVGHDDVATALADAVPEIVDMHTVTGASDMQLRLVARDATQLQEVLDRVALVPGVSRTASSIAMRTHLSGRVLPLVEHVAGDAG
- a CDS encoding dolichyl-phosphate-mannose--protein mannosyltransferase, which produces MTAPLPLLPPPEQRPTRYERLRDRVLQDPDWGRMMRWFAPLVVTALAAVLRLVNLGHPHQLAFDETYYVKDAWSLWTLGYEGTWGKDANEAFITLQQLPLSDAGAFIVHPPLGKWLIALGMAVGGPDNTVGWRIATALLGAATVLLTYLVARRLTGSIVVATVAGSLLAIDGLSIVMSRTALLDGPLTFFLMLGALFILIDRDRSIPLLERSAPDSPEPMWGPVRWRRPWLIAAGVALGAACAVKWSGLYALAAFGLYVVVTDALARRRAGVVLWPTAAAFRQGPVSFVLLVLPALATYLVSWTGWLVTAGGYARQSDPNPLIALWNYHEAILNFHVGLSKGHPYASPAWEWPLLLRPTAVWVGSDPGPCGVDHCIAVISTIPNPIIWYAGVAAALYLIYRLVRGWIERTPVGPAFTFPLVGLAATYVPWLLFPERTIFQFYTVAMAPFLVIALAVALRQIAGRRDDPLHRRQSGERTVMIFLAVVLLVSVFFYPVWTGMSVPYDFWLLHNWLPGWI